One stretch of Lysobacterales bacterium DNA includes these proteins:
- the ubiA gene encoding 4-hydroxybenzoate octaprenyltransferase — protein MTRTPKSQARRVAHPQPRSTAAPVRVGDGLQHSQSPIDWRERARNYALLMRLDKPIGWLLLLWPTYWGLWSAAKGMPSWSLLLIFTLGVIVMRSAGCVINDYADRWLDGRVQRTAQRPLVNGKVAPREALMVFGALMMLALLLVALTNALTMQLAVVGAALAIAYPYLKRHTHLPQLWLGAAFGWSVPMAYAAQKGEVDQIAWLLFLGNVLWSTAYDTIYAMVDRDDDLKAGAKSTAILFDDLDTVAIGILHAGFLYAMWFAGTRLNLGPAYTIGWCAALAIIAVQHWIIRTRARDDCFRAFKLSHWAGAALWVGMAVGLARVG, from the coding sequence ATGACCCGGACCCCGAAATCGCAGGCGCGACGCGTCGCGCATCCGCAGCCACGCTCGACTGCGGCGCCGGTGCGCGTGGGCGACGGACTGCAGCACAGCCAGTCCCCAATCGACTGGCGCGAGCGCGCGCGCAACTACGCCCTGCTGATGCGTCTGGACAAACCCATCGGCTGGCTGCTGCTGCTGTGGCCGACCTATTGGGGGCTGTGGTCTGCGGCCAAGGGCATGCCATCGTGGTCGCTGCTGCTGATCTTCACGCTCGGCGTGATCGTGATGCGTTCGGCCGGTTGCGTGATCAACGACTACGCCGACCGCTGGCTCGACGGTCGCGTCCAGCGCACCGCGCAGCGGCCGCTGGTGAACGGCAAGGTGGCGCCACGCGAGGCGCTGATGGTGTTTGGCGCACTGATGATGTTGGCGTTGCTGCTGGTGGCGCTGACCAACGCGCTGACGATGCAGCTTGCCGTCGTCGGCGCCGCGCTCGCCATCGCCTATCCGTACCTGAAGCGGCACACCCACCTGCCGCAACTGTGGCTGGGCGCCGCATTCGGCTGGTCGGTGCCGATGGCCTACGCCGCGCAGAAGGGCGAGGTCGATCAGATCGCCTGGCTGCTGTTCCTCGGCAACGTGTTGTGGAGCACCGCCTACGACACCATCTACGCGATGGTCGATCGCGACGACGACTTGAAGGCCGGCGCCAAGTCCACGGCGATCCTGTTCGACGATCTCGACACCGTCGCGATCGGCATCCTGCACGCCGGGTTCCTGTACGCGATGTGGTTCGCCGGCACGCGCCTGAACCTGGGCCCCGCCTACACCATCGGCTGGTGCGCCGCACTCGCGATCATCGCCGTGCAGCACTGGATCATCCGCACCCGCGCCCGCGACGACTGCTTCCGCGCTTTCAAGCTCAGCCACTGGGCCGGCGCGGCGTTGTGGGTGGGGATGGCGGTGGGCCTGGCGCGCGTAGGCTAG
- a CDS encoding gamma-glutamyl-gamma-aminobutyrate hydrolase family protein: MSTRIPLIAVSPRLLHQVPSELGFRGKKLQFLEQSVSHWLSHAGAIVAMVPTIERGGELRRADLDVDDIAERFDGLFLQGGADLDPRLYGEEPREITLGVDAVRDRFELDLLRAFDRAMKPVLGICRGMQLINVAFGGTLHQDLLLDGVTSESHMISERYDEHGHALNIRDGGRFAEWYGAGTRFRINSIHHQAAKQVAPGFLVEAQADDSVIEAISCSDRSRFIVGVQWHPEFHDGRDPELMGRAPLMQSFLEACSR; encoded by the coding sequence ATGAGCACACGGATTCCGCTGATCGCCGTTTCGCCCCGACTGCTGCACCAGGTGCCGAGCGAACTCGGCTTCCGTGGCAAGAAGCTGCAGTTCCTCGAGCAGTCGGTGTCGCACTGGCTGTCGCACGCCGGGGCGATTGTCGCGATGGTGCCGACGATCGAGCGTGGCGGCGAACTGCGTCGCGCCGATCTCGATGTGGATGACATCGCCGAGCGCTTCGACGGGCTGTTCTTGCAGGGTGGCGCCGATCTCGATCCACGCCTGTACGGCGAGGAACCGCGCGAGATCACGCTCGGTGTCGATGCTGTGCGCGACCGCTTCGAACTGGATTTGCTGCGCGCGTTCGATCGCGCCATGAAGCCCGTACTCGGCATCTGCCGCGGCATGCAGTTGATCAATGTCGCTTTCGGCGGCACGCTCCACCAAGACCTGCTGCTCGACGGCGTGACCAGCGAGTCGCACATGATCAGCGAGCGTTACGACGAACACGGCCACGCGCTGAACATCCGCGACGGCGGTCGCTTCGCCGAGTGGTACGGCGCCGGCACGCGCTTCCGCATCAACTCGATTCACCACCAGGCGGCGAAACAGGTCGCGCCCGGTTTCCTGGTCGAGGCCCAGGCCGACGACAGCGTGATCGAGGCGATCTCGTGCTCGGATCGCAGTCGCTTCATCGTCGGCGTGCAGTGGCACCCCGAGTTCCACGACGGCCGCGACCCCGAACTGATGGGCCGCGCGCCGCTGATGCAATCGTTTCTCGAAGCCTGCTCGCGCTGA
- a CDS encoding type II toxin-antitoxin system HicA family toxin, with protein sequence MKRRDLIKALEAMGCVLSRHGGRHDWYTNPATRQSQPVPRHNEINEQLAKSILKKLAGD encoded by the coding sequence ATGAAGCGCCGCGACCTGATCAAGGCCCTCGAAGCCATGGGCTGCGTGCTGAGCCGGCATGGCGGCAGACACGACTGGTACACCAACCCGGCGACCCGCCAGTCGCAGCCGGTGCCGCGCCACAACGAGATCAACGAGCAGCTGGCGAAATCGATCCTGAAAAAGCTCGCGGGCGACTGA
- a CDS encoding type II toxin-antitoxin system HicB family antitoxin, translated as MQTVRYTYWQDGEFFLGFLNDYPDYQTQGRSKDELLENLRDLLADFTSGEVPFIRKIEELQVA; from the coding sequence ATGCAGACGGTTCGCTACACCTACTGGCAGGACGGCGAGTTCTTTCTCGGCTTTCTGAACGACTACCCGGACTACCAGACCCAAGGCCGGAGCAAGGACGAGCTGCTGGAGAACTTGCGCGACCTCCTCGCCGACTTCACTTCCGGCGAAGTGCCCTTCATCCGCAAGATCGAGGAATTGCAGGTCGCGTGA